A segment of the Marinitoga hydrogenitolerans DSM 16785 genome:
AAAATTACAGGAAAAACTCACAAGAAAAAAAATTTCAGTATGGGAAAAACGAGATCGAAAAATTATAGATAATTATGCAAACGGTTATAAAACATTTATCGACTATGCTAAAACAGAAAGAAAAGCTGTTGACTATACTGTAAAGGAATTAGAAAAACAAGGTTTTAAACCTTTAAATTACTTTTTAGAAAAAGGTTCAATAAAAGATGGTGATAAGATATATTATGTAAATAATTCAAAATCTTTATTTGCAATTAAAATAAAAGGTAGTTTGACAAATGGAATAAGTCTTGTAGGTGCTCATTTAGATGCTCCAAGATTAGACTTAAAACCAGAACCAATAATTGAAGATTCTGGAATAGCTATGGCAAAAACTCATTATTATGGTGGAGTAAAAAAATATCAATGGTTAAACATACCTCTTGAATTACATGGGGTTGTTATTAAAAATGATGGAACAAAGGTTGATGTTTCAATTGGTGATGATAAAAATGATCCTGTTTTCGTTATTTCTGATTTACTACCACATTTAGATAGAAGAAAAGGAAATATTTCAGAAGTATTTAAAGGGGAAGATTTAAATTTAATAATGGGCACAATCTCCATTTCATATGAAGAAGAAATAAAAGATAGTATAAAACTTAATATATTAAACATATTATATGAAAAATATGGAATTATTGAAGAAGATCTCATTTCTGCTGAATTAGAAGTAGTCCCTTCGTTACCAACAAGAGATGTTGGATTAGATAGATCATTAATTGCTGCTTATGGACATGATGATAGAATATGTTCTTATACAGCATTAACAGCTTTAATAGAATCCGAACCTGAAATTAGAAGTGCTGCTATATTATTAACAGATAAAGAAGAAATTGGAAGTGACGGAAACACCGGAGCAAAACATCATTTCTGGATTACTGTATTGAAAAAATTATTAAAACTACAGGGAAATACTAATATAGAATTAGACATAGACGATACATTATTAAATTCAACATTGTTATCCGCAGATGTTTCTGCTGCATTTGATCCAAACTTTAAAGACGTTCACGACCCTGCTAATGCTCCAAAATTAGGTTTTGGAATAGCAATCGCTAAATATACCGGAGCAAGAGGTAAAGCTGCAACAAATGATGCTAATGCTGAAGTTTTTGGAAAATTAAGAAAAATTTTTAATGAGAACGGAGTTATATGGCAAAGTGGGGAATTAGGAAAAGTAGATCAAGGTGGTGGCGGAACAATAGCCAAATTTTTCGCAGAAAAAGGTTTAAGTGTTATAGATGCGGGAGTTGCCCTTTTAGGGATGCATTCGCCTTATGAATTAGCCTCAAAAGCTGATTTATATGAAACATATTATGCATATAAGGTGTTTTTAAACAAAAATTAAATGGAAGTGAAAATTTGAAAATCTTTGCCGGCGCTCCTATTCACTTAATGGAATTTGAAAATGCTAATGTGAATTTAAATATAACCTCCCACTCATGGTCTTTTTTGGGCCAGAGTGGGGTTTCTGTCATTTTAAATAAAGATCATGTTAATATTTTTAATGGATTATCTGAAGAAGATTTAATCTCTTTTGAAACCAGATTAATTAACTTAAATGATGAATATAAAATACTTTTTTTATTACAACATGAAAGCTTCAAATTTGAAAACTATTTTTATGCTAAAATGAGAAATGCTGATTTAATCGTTTTAAGAATTGACTTATTAAACAAGTCTTCATATACTTATTTATTAAATGTTATTATTTCAAACATGTTCCTTGTAAAAATTCCTATTTTATTATTTAAAATTTTCAAAGAAACTCACGAAATATCTTATTTCTTTCCAGATGCAAATGATTATACTGTTTTTAAAGATTCACCTTACGCTTATATTGAAATAAAAAAAAGAAGAGAAAATATTATAATGTTGCATGGTTATTATAGAAATATGCTGCACAATAAATTATCTTTTTTCTTGAAAAAAGTTGGTGATTTAAATGAGAAATATTATTGATATATTAATTGAAAAATGGCTTTTCAATAGAGTAAAGCACAATTATTATAACAGTTTTAGAGACATATCTCATATGTCAAATAACGATTCTCATTTTTATCTTATAAATTTTGGTATCCTATCTTTAAAATTTTTTAAATTAAAACATATAACCGATTTAATAAATCAGTTCAAAAATAGTATAAAATTCAAAAATAAAATAGGTATAATAACCTTAAATAATTACTCAAAAAAATATATACGCTATGTTTCCGAAATAGCTGAGATTTTTGATATCCCTATTATTGTTTTATTTAAAAAAGAGTTATATATGATAAAAGAAAATACCATTAAAATTATCAACAACAGTGACTATTTTTATTTTAAAACTACCAAATTCTATTTTTTAAATAATTCATCAGATATATTATATCAATTAATGGATATCAGATTGGAAAATCCACATTTTTTAATAGTAAATAATGCTTATTGCCATCTACAAAAATATGAATTAAACTCTATTTCTTCTGCTTTATCTACTTATCTTATAGCATTTGATAAGAATAAATTGAGTATATACAAACCAGAAAATAATAATTCCATTGAATATAAATTAAAAGAACATTTTATCTTAAAATTTAATATTATTACGCTTTCAAATCTCAAAAACGGGATAACAAAATTTGATGAGAAAAAAATAGAACTGTTATTAAAATATATATAAAGCCGAAAGGCTTTTTTTAATATAAAATGCTATAATTAGTTACAAAATGTACAAAATATAAATTGACTTCTTTTATCTATTTTAGTATAATAACATTAGAATAAATACGACAAAAAAAGGAGGAATTGAAATGTTGTTAGAGGTAAAAAATTTAAAAGCAAAGGTTATTGAAGACAATAAAGATATATTAAAAGGTGTTAATTTAAATATCAATCCCGGTGAAATACATGTATTAATGGGACCAAATGGCTCTGGGAAATCTACACTATCAAATGTTATTATGGGATCTCCAAAATTCGAAGTTACTGATGGTGAAATATTGTTTAATGGTGAAAATATATTAGATTTAGATACTAATGAAAGGGCTAAAAAAGGGATTTTTTTAACTTTTCAACATCCACAAGAAATCGAAGGAGTAAAAATGAGACAATTTTTAATTAATGCATATAGGCACATGCATTCTGAAGAAAAAGTTTCACCTATAGAATTAAATAAAAGATTAATCAAATTATGTGAAGAGATTAATATAAAACCAGAATTTTTAGATAGATATGTTAATTCAGGTTTTTCAGGTGGAGAAAAGAAAAAAAGTGAAATATTGCAATTATTCTTTTTACAACCAAAATTAGTTATTATCGACGAAATAGATTCTGGATTAGATGTTGATGCTTTACGAGATGTTGCTGAAGCTATTAAAAAGCTTAAAAATGAAGATATGAGTATATTAATGATTACTCATTATCAAAGAATTTTGAAATATTTACATCCAGATTTTGTTCATGTTTATGTTGATGGAAGAATAGTTTATACAGGTGATGCTAAATTAGCAGAAGAAATCGAAGAAAAAGGCTATACTATATTAAGTGAATATGTGGATGTTGATACTGTGAAGGAGTGGTAATATGAAAGATATAAATAAAATAAATTATGAAGATTTAATGATAAATCAGTCAAAATTTGATTTTAGAAATGAAGCCAAATACGCATATAAAACACCTCCAGGATTAAATGAAAAGGTTATTAGAGAAATTTCAGAAGCTAAAAACGAACCAAAATGGATGTTAGAACACAGACTACAGGCTTTCAAAATTTTTGAAAATTATCATGAGCCACATTTTGGTGTTGATATAAGGAATTTAGATTTAAGTAAAATTGTAGCATATATGAAACCCGATGCTAAAAAATCAAATTCGTGGGATGATGTACCAGAAGAAATAAAAGATACATTTGAAAAATTAGGTATTCCAGAAGCTGAAAGAAAAGCTTTAGCTGGGGTTGGTGCCCAATACGATTCTGAAGTTGTTTATCAGCACATAAAAAAAGAATTAAATGATATTGGTGTAATCTTCGTTGACATGGAAACTGCTGTTAAAGAATATCCAGATTTAGTAAAAGAATATTTTATGAAACTTGTTCCTTCTCATAATCATAGATATGCTGCTATTCATGGAGCATTATGGAGTGGAGGTTCTTTTTTATATGTTCCAAAAGGGGTTAAAGTTCCTTTGCCATTACAAGCATATTTCAGGATGAACAACCCAGGAATGAGTCAATTAGAACATACATTGATTATCGCAGATGAAGGCTCAGAAGTAGAATTCATCGAAGGTTGTTCTGCACCATTTTATAATGTAACTAATTTACATGCTGGTATGGTTGAAATATATGTAAAAAAAGGGGCTAAAATGAAATACTCCACTATTCAAAACTGGAGTAAAAACACATATAATCTAAATACCAAAAGAGCTATCGTAGACGAAGATGGTTCAATGGAATGGGTTTCTGGTTCTTTGGGCAGTTTTAAAACTATGTTATACCCTATGACTATATTAAGAGGAAAAGGGGCTAAAAATAGTTCTGTTACATTAACATATGCCGGTCCTAACCAACATTTAGATACAGGATCAAAAGTTTTTCATCTTGCACCATATACAAGTTCAATCATTAATGCTAGAAGCATAAGCATTGGCGGTGGTTGGGCGTTTTATAGAGGCTGGGTAAAAATTGGTGAAAATGCAAAAGGCGCTAAATCTTCTGTTGAATGTAATGCATTGATGCTTGATAACAAATCTAAAAGTGATACAGTTCCATTAATTGAGGTTTTCACTGATGATGCTGATGTTGGACATGAAGCAAAAATTGGAAGAATATCCGAAGAACAAATATATTATTTAATGTCAAGAGGTTTGTCTGAAATAGATGCGAAAAACATGATTGTTAGAGGCTTCATTGAGCCGTTAGTTAAAGAATTACCGCTAGAATATGCACTTGAGTTAAATAAATTGATTAACTTAGAAGTTGAATCTTCTATAGGATAAAAACAAAAACAGAACCGGAGGTGTATTTATGTATGAAAAAGCACTTGTTTTAAGTCACAACAATTTTACCGCTACAGAATGGGAAGTGCCACAAATAAAATCAGATAAAGAATATGGTATAATTGAGATAGAAGAATCAAAAAAATATATTAATAACGAAAAACTAAATGAATTTCGTTTAAATAGATTTGAAGAATATAAAAAAATAGGATTTCCAAAATGGAAAAGAGCTAAATTAAATGGCTTTGATCCTTTACCATATAGACCAAAAATTAACTCTTTAATTTCTGAAAATTTAAAAAGCTTAAATGATTTAGACGATGAGGGAATATTAATTTTAAAAGATATGGATTTTGATGGCTCACATAGAAAATTTTTATTAATGTCCGATATTTTTTTTAATTCCGGTTTTTATTTAAAAACTTCAAATAAACAGGAAAATGAAATTTATACTGTCGAAACTATAATAGACAAAGATAATCCATTATATGATTTAGGGATAATTAATTTAGAAGAAAATAGTAAAGCTACTTTAATCAGATTTGTTAAATCAAACGGAAATTCATCAAAAATTGCTTCTTTAAGAGGCAAATTAAAAAAGAACTCTGAATTAACTATTATAAATATAAATTTATTTAATAATGATATTTCTACTGATAACATTTTCTTTGATATCGGTGAAAATGCTAAATTAACAATGTATGATATTAATATCGGAGGAAAGGTAAATGCTCCACATATTGTTATACGAATGGCCAATAAAGAAGGTAATGTCAACATTTATCCTTACTATTTAACTCAGGATGAAGAAATCATCGATATGTTTTATTTAATAAGATATTATGCTCCAAAAACATTCGGTCACATTTTAGGACATGGTGTTTTAATGGATTCTTCAAGAGTTATATTTAGAGGAAATTTAGATATTAAAAAGGGTGCAAAAGATGCTGATGCTGGAGAACAGGATTTTAATTTAATTCTCTCTGATAAAGCTCGTGTAATGGCCTATCCTTCATTATATGTTGATGAAAATGATGTAAATGCTGGTCATGCTGCCAGTATTGGAAGTATAGAAGAAGAACAACTATACTACATGATGACAAGAGGATATAGCAAAAGCGAAGCAAAAAAAGAAATAGCTTCCGGCATTTTCGAACCTGCAATTTCATTTGTTGAACAATATAATTCTAAAATAGTGGGGGAATTAAGAGATGTTATACAAAAAAGATTTGATAGAGAATTTTCCAATTCTTAAAAGAGAAATAAATGGAAAAAAAATAATTTACTTTGATAATGCTGCAACTACGTTAACACCAACAAATGTCACTAACGCTATTAAAGATTTTTATGATTATCATAACGCAAATGTGCACAGAGGAGCACATTTGCTTTCTAATGAAGCAACTGAAATGTATGAAAATGCAAGAAAAACTGTTGCGAAATTTATAAACGCTAAAACACAAGAGATTATTTTCACAAGAGGTACAACTGAATCAATTAATTTATTTGCTTATTCAATAGGCAAAAGTAACTGGTTAGAAAATAAAGAAGTTTTAATAACTACAATAGAACATCACTCTAATTTTGTTCCATGGCAACAATTATCAAAAATTTTTAATTTTAAAGTAAATTATTATAATCCAGAAAATAGTCTTTTTGAGTTAGATAAATTTTTTTCCAACATTACCGAGAATACAAAATTAATAAGCATTACAGGAATGTCAAACGTAACTGGTCAAGTTATTCCTATAAAAGAAATAATAAAATATGCTCATGAAAAAGACATATTAGTTCATATTGATGGCGCTCAATTAGTACCTCATTTTGGAATAGATGTTATTGAAACAGATATTGATTTCTTATCTTTTTCGGGACATAAAATGTTAGGACCAATGGGTATAGGTGTTTTTTATGGAAAGAAAAAATTCTTAAAAAAACTTCCACCATTTCAATACGGGGGAGAAATGATTAATTGGGTTAGTATAGAAAATACAGATTTCGCAGAATTACCAGAAAAATTCCAGGCTGGCACTCCAAATGTGGGTGGTGCCGTTGGTTTAAAAGCTGCTATTGAACTTTTAAATGAAATTGGTATGGAAAATATAAAAAAACATTCGAAAAAACTAACAAAATACGCTATTGACAAAATGAAAGAACTCGATTATATTAATCTATATACTTCTAAAGACACGTCTTCTGTTATAAGTTTTAATATCGACAATGTACATCCTCACGATGTTGCTCAAATCTTAAGCGATAAATTCGGGATAGCTGTTAGAAGCGGTCATTTATGTGCCCAGCCATTATTAAAACAATTAAATACAAAATCCGTATGTAGAGCAAGTTTTTATTTTTACAATACAGAAGAAGAAATTGATAAATTAATTGAAGGGATAAAATATATTAAGGAGTGGTTTAAATGAGCCTAGAAGATTTATACTCTGATATTATATTAGATTATGCAAGAAATCCTCAATTTCAAGGTGAAATTCCTGATGCAACTATGAAAGAAGATGGGAAAAATTTATCATGCGGCGATGAAATTACCTTATACTTAAAAGTTGAAAATAATATAGTAAAAAAAGCTAGATTTAGTGGCCATGGTTGTATTGTAAGTCAATCATCTGCTGCTCTTTTATGTGAATCTGTTGAAGGAAAAACATTAGACGAAGCTGAAAGAATTTTAGAAGAGGTTGAAAAAATGGCACAAGGCGAGGAATTTGATGAAAATATTGTTGGAAATGTTGGCATATATTCCGAAATATCTAAATTTCCTATAAGAGTTAAATGTTTTACTCTTGCATGGCATACTCTAGAGAATATATTAGATGAAATAAAGTAAGATACCTTAAATAATGGCTTTAGAGGATATACAACGGAATACGGGGGATGATTAAAAATGAATAGTAATTTTATAGAATTTTATCTAAAAATTATTGATTTAATTGATAAAAAGAATTTTTATGATTTTTATGATATGGAAAATATATTTGATATTATTTTATCAAAAGTATTATCATATAGTCCATTATTAACAACAGGAAGCATTATTTTAAGGGATGATGATGGTTATTTCAAATATATAGCAGCAAAAGGACATGATTTTAATATTCTAAAAAATATTGTTTTTAAAAAAAATAATATTTTTAAATATAGATTTTATAGCACCAATATTGTAAAAAATAAAATAGAATCAGAAACAACAGAACAGCTTGAATTACTTATAAAAGGTGGAAATTTATTAAATATAAAATCTTATTTATCTGTTCCTATTTTAATAAATAATGAAAACTTTGGATTTTTAAATATTGACAACTATAGTGATAAAAATATTTTTGATGACAATATAACAAAAATGGCAAAAGATTATTCAAAATTTATAGCTTCTATATATAAAGCCATTATAATGAAAAAAGAATTAAACCTTAAAACGTTGTTATTAAGAAAAACTGAAATTATAAACAATTATAATATTTATTCAAAAAATTTTTTAATTCAGAAAGCTCGTGATTTTTTCAAAAATTATGAGGAATTTATCTTCATAAATATCAAAATTAAAAATAATTTAGAAGAAAAAGAATTAAATTGTATAATAAATAGATTGCATAAACTATTTGAAGATGATTTTGTATTTTTTGATAATAATAACAAAGAATTTTTTATTTTATCTGAATATATTTCCAACTATTATTTTGAAACAAATGTAAAAAATGAATTATTAAAACCCATATTCTGGAATTATGAACTTATCCCAGAATTTGAATTCTATTTTTATAATATTCCCGATGATATAAATAACATTGAAAATTTTAAAAAAATCATAGATCATTATTAAACGCATCCCTTAAAAAAGCGTCAGTTTAAACTGACGCTTTTTTAATTCTTTTTAATTTTATTTAAGAATTAAGTTACCTATTTGTATTAGTTTGTTATTTATACACAAAAAATTTATGGCCTCTTTAAATATACTTTTTTATTATATTCAATAAAATATCAAATTCTTCGTTTAAACTTAATTCACCATTTATTATTTCAATATTCCTTTCAGGAAACCATTCTTTTAATTTCAAAAAGCCCTCTCTAACCTTTTTGAAAAACTCTTTTCCTTCACTTTCTATTCTATCTTTATTTTTATTTTCCATTCTTTTAAAAGACGTTTCAACAGAGATATCTACTACAATTGTTAAATCTGGCATTATTCCATCTAATGCATGTTTATTTATTTCATAAACCTCTTTCCAGCCTAAATCCCTTGCATAACCCTGATAAACAATTGAAGAATCTACAAATCTATCTAAAATAATAATTTTATTTTCATTTGGTTTAATTAATTCTTCTACTAACTGCGCTCTACTAGCAGCAAATAAAAGAGCCTCACTTGCATGACAAATATTATAATTACCCAATAGGAGTTCTCTAATTTTCTCACCAAGTTCTGTCCCACCAGGTTCTCTATTCCATATAACATTATAATTTTTTAATTTAAAATAATTTGTTAATTGTTTTGATAATGTGGATTTACCAGAGCTCTCTATTCCTTCAAATGTTATAAGCATCCTTTTCCTCCTTCAAATCATTTGAATTCTTTAAGAAAACAGGGGGGTGTATTTTTAAATTTTCACCACCATTTTTTCTTAGAATACCTCCTATTAATTGGCATTCTGTATGCTTTTTCCCATAAGCAAGATACATTTCTTGAAGCATAAATTTATGTTTCTTTGCTAAATCTAAAAAACTCATAAAATGAACGGGATGGTATACAAAAATAAATCTCTTTTTATTTTTTAACGCATATTTTGCTGCTTTAAAAAATTTTTCTAAATTCTCTTTATCAAAAGTCCTTGCCACTTTTCTTTCCTCGTAAGGACTTATTAACGATTTGCTTGAATAATGCGGTGGATTTGTTATTATACAATCTATTGATTCACATTCAATATATTTTGATATATTTTCTATATCATCATTTATAAATCTTACTCTTTTTTCTAATTTATTATTTTTTAAATTTTCTAAAGAATATTCATATGGTTCTCTTTGCAACTCAAATCCTATAATTTCAATATTACTATAGATTTTAGCTAAAGATAAAGATACACTACCTATTCCGGATCCTAATTCTAAGATTTTTTTTTCACCTTTTAATAATTTAGATATCTCTATAAGGAATGTTGTCCCATGAGTTGGTGAATGAAATTTATTAGGCGATTTTAAATCCAATTCTCTAAATATTTTATCAAGATTCATTGAATCACCACACTGGTATTGGTACTAATTGTAGTAATATTTGTATTAAATATTTCACTTCTTGAATAATCTGAAATATTTATTTTTTCAACATTTGAATTAATTATTTTAGACCATGAAAATCCATCTTGCTTTATATTTTTAATATTCGTTTTATTTAAAAATATTTTACTTAATCCATTAATATTCAAATTAACAAAAGAAGATTTATCCGACTTTAAAATATTTACATTTTGTAAATTTAATGTGTTAAATGTACTTTCTTTAATATATATTTCTTCGGCATTATGTAAATTTAAATTACTTTTATATCCTAATGTATTATACAAACATATTCTAAAATCATTTACAGAAAGCAAATCGGAACCTTCTAAAAATTCCGAGTCTTCCAAATATATTAATTTAGCATTATTCCCTACTATCCTAACCTTATCAAAAATTGTTTTTGATGCAATAAAGATTCCACCATCAACAATAATTTCACCATTCCCACTAATCAAGGATTTTCCTGCCCCTGGCATAATGAAAAACAATCCTTTTATTACTAATTTAGAATTAGAAACAAATTTCAAAATACTTCCCGATTCAACCATAACTATGCTCTTTTCGCCTAATATTGTTTGACCACCTATTAAAAATTCTGAATTTATTTGTGGCAAATAAAGATTTTCCTCTGATGAATCAAGAATATTTCTCACCAGATGTACAAATGTCCCAGAAAATCTAATGGTTGGTCGTGAAGGAAAACTTAATGTCCCAAACTTACTCTTTTTTCTAATCATTGCAACATTAGAGTCTGTAATTCTCGCATAGGCTGCTTTAGTCTCTAATTCCTGCTTCCAACCATAATCATATGGCGTTTCCACAATATATGACTCAACATCAGTTTCATAATCCCATCCAAAAGTATCAACTGAAAAATCTATCAATCTTGGATTACCTTTAGCCATTGATGGAATATTTCTTTCTAATTCTATATTTACTTTTTTTTCTGTATAGTTATCACCATTATCTATAACAATTAACGTTCCTACTTTAGATTCTTCAGAAAGAACTTCATCTATATTAATTAATGAGTAACTATTTCTATCTGTTTTTAATAACACTTTTAAATTCTCTACTGGTGTCCAATCATCAGATATCTTAATATTTGTTTTACCAAATAATGCTATTTTTAAATCTGTATTCAATATTTTCGGCTTTTCATCATTATTAGTATTTATTTCGATTACTTTTGTTTTAGACTTATTATTATAAGTATCAACTGCATACAGATTATATTTTATAATACCCATATTCTTTTTTAATGGGATTTTTAAATTAATATTGAAATTATATTTTTCTTTAGCATTTTCTAAAACAAAATTTTTTAAATCTGTTGCGGGTGAAGATGCTGTAATGTATAACTCCCCACTTT
Coding sequences within it:
- the tmk gene encoding dTMP kinase — its product is MLITFEGIESSGKSTLSKQLTNYFKLKNYNVIWNREPGGTELGEKIRELLLGNYNICHASEALLFAASRAQLVEELIKPNENKIIILDRFVDSSIVYQGYARDLGWKEVYEINKHALDGIMPDLTIVVDISVETSFKRMENKNKDRIESEGKEFFKKVREGFLKLKEWFPERNIEIINGELSLNEEFDILLNIIKKYI
- a CDS encoding tRNA1(Val) (adenine(37)-N6)-methyltransferase, whose translation is MNLDKIFRELDLKSPNKFHSPTHGTTFLIEISKLLKGEKKILELGSGIGSVSLSLAKIYSNIEIIGFELQREPYEYSLENLKNNKLEKRVRFINDDIENISKYIECESIDCIITNPPHYSSKSLISPYEERKVARTFDKENLEKFFKAAKYALKNKKRFIFVYHPVHFMSFLDLAKKHKFMLQEMYLAYGKKHTECQLIGGILRKNGGENLKIHPPVFLKNSNDLKEEKDAYNI
- a CDS encoding SufD family Fe-S cluster assembly protein — protein: MYEKALVLSHNNFTATEWEVPQIKSDKEYGIIEIEESKKYINNEKLNEFRLNRFEEYKKIGFPKWKRAKLNGFDPLPYRPKINSLISENLKSLNDLDDEGILILKDMDFDGSHRKFLLMSDIFFNSGFYLKTSNKQENEIYTVETIIDKDNPLYDLGIINLEENSKATLIRFVKSNGNSSKIASLRGKLKKNSELTIININLFNNDISTDNIFFDIGENAKLTMYDINIGGKVNAPHIVIRMANKEGNVNIYPYYLTQDEEIIDMFYLIRYYAPKTFGHILGHGVLMDSSRVIFRGNLDIKKGAKDADAGEQDFNLILSDKARVMAYPSLYVDENDVNAGHAASIGSIEEEQLYYMMTRGYSKSEAKKEIASGIFEPAISFVEQYNSKIVGELRDVIQKRFDREFSNS
- the sufC gene encoding Fe-S cluster assembly ATPase SufC produces the protein MLLEVKNLKAKVIEDNKDILKGVNLNINPGEIHVLMGPNGSGKSTLSNVIMGSPKFEVTDGEILFNGENILDLDTNERAKKGIFLTFQHPQEIEGVKMRQFLINAYRHMHSEEKVSPIELNKRLIKLCEEINIKPEFLDRYVNSGFSGGEKKKSEILQLFFLQPKLVIIDEIDSGLDVDALRDVAEAIKKLKNEDMSILMITHYQRILKYLHPDFVHVYVDGRIVYTGDAKLAEEIEEKGYTILSEYVDVDTVKEW
- a CDS encoding aminopeptidase: MEIKKLQEKLTRKKISVWEKRDRKIIDNYANGYKTFIDYAKTERKAVDYTVKELEKQGFKPLNYFLEKGSIKDGDKIYYVNNSKSLFAIKIKGSLTNGISLVGAHLDAPRLDLKPEPIIEDSGIAMAKTHYYGGVKKYQWLNIPLELHGVVIKNDGTKVDVSIGDDKNDPVFVISDLLPHLDRRKGNISEVFKGEDLNLIMGTISISYEEEIKDSIKLNILNILYEKYGIIEEDLISAELEVVPSLPTRDVGLDRSLIAAYGHDDRICSYTALTALIESEPEIRSAAILLTDKEEIGSDGNTGAKHHFWITVLKKLLKLQGNTNIELDIDDTLLNSTLLSADVSAAFDPNFKDVHDPANAPKLGFGIAIAKYTGARGKAATNDANAEVFGKLRKIFNENGVIWQSGELGKVDQGGGGTIAKFFAEKGLSVIDAGVALLGMHSPYELASKADLYETYYAYKVFLNKN
- a CDS encoding GAF domain-containing protein, which encodes MNSNFIEFYLKIIDLIDKKNFYDFYDMENIFDIILSKVLSYSPLLTTGSIILRDDDGYFKYIAAKGHDFNILKNIVFKKNNIFKYRFYSTNIVKNKIESETTEQLELLIKGGNLLNIKSYLSVPILINNENFGFLNIDNYSDKNIFDDNITKMAKDYSKFIASIYKAIIMKKELNLKTLLLRKTEIINNYNIYSKNFLIQKARDFFKNYEEFIFINIKIKNNLEEKELNCIINRLHKLFEDDFVFFDNNNKEFFILSEYISNYYFETNVKNELLKPIFWNYELIPEFEFYFYNIPDDINNIENFKKIIDHY
- the sufU gene encoding Fe-S cluster assembly sulfur transfer protein SufU; this encodes MSLEDLYSDIILDYARNPQFQGEIPDATMKEDGKNLSCGDEITLYLKVENNIVKKARFSGHGCIVSQSSAALLCESVEGKTLDEAERILEEVEKMAQGEEFDENIVGNVGIYSEISKFPIRVKCFTLAWHTLENILDEIK
- a CDS encoding aminotransferase class V-fold PLP-dependent enzyme yields the protein MLYKKDLIENFPILKREINGKKIIYFDNAATTLTPTNVTNAIKDFYDYHNANVHRGAHLLSNEATEMYENARKTVAKFINAKTQEIIFTRGTTESINLFAYSIGKSNWLENKEVLITTIEHHSNFVPWQQLSKIFNFKVNYYNPENSLFELDKFFSNITENTKLISITGMSNVTGQVIPIKEIIKYAHEKDILVHIDGAQLVPHFGIDVIETDIDFLSFSGHKMLGPMGIGVFYGKKKFLKKLPPFQYGGEMINWVSIENTDFAELPEKFQAGTPNVGGAVGLKAAIELLNEIGMENIKKHSKKLTKYAIDKMKELDYINLYTSKDTSSVISFNIDNVHPHDVAQILSDKFGIAVRSGHLCAQPLLKQLNTKSVCRASFYFYNTEEEIDKLIEGIKYIKEWFK
- the sufB gene encoding Fe-S cluster assembly protein SufB encodes the protein MKDINKINYEDLMINQSKFDFRNEAKYAYKTPPGLNEKVIREISEAKNEPKWMLEHRLQAFKIFENYHEPHFGVDIRNLDLSKIVAYMKPDAKKSNSWDDVPEEIKDTFEKLGIPEAERKALAGVGAQYDSEVVYQHIKKELNDIGVIFVDMETAVKEYPDLVKEYFMKLVPSHNHRYAAIHGALWSGGSFLYVPKGVKVPLPLQAYFRMNNPGMSQLEHTLIIADEGSEVEFIEGCSAPFYNVTNLHAGMVEIYVKKGAKMKYSTIQNWSKNTYNLNTKRAIVDEDGSMEWVSGSLGSFKTMLYPMTILRGKGAKNSSVTLTYAGPNQHLDTGSKVFHLAPYTSSIINARSISIGGGWAFYRGWVKIGENAKGAKSSVECNALMLDNKSKSDTVPLIEVFTDDADVGHEAKIGRISEEQIYYLMSRGLSEIDAKNMIVRGFIEPLVKELPLEYALELNKLINLEVESSIG